Proteins encoded in a region of the Zea mays cultivar B73 chromosome 2, Zm-B73-REFERENCE-NAM-5.0, whole genome shotgun sequence genome:
- the LOC100275247 gene encoding uncharacterized protein LOC100275247: MYAQISPAPGPRRRQAPATPLGTVQTHRRRHLPCLRVAGVHASMFVQLQRQGGGGGGVDCGLVSWRGSGRSPPMAPAAPARGRSISRPAGMQLDPPPPWPSLAAAWHPCAPACCQLELVHASHRPRLRASASVHATRPMGGALEIADVLQ; the protein is encoded by the coding sequence ATGTACGCCCAAATCTCGCCGGCGCCCGGTCCCAGACGAAGACAAGCCCCCGCCACTCCTCTCGGCACAGTGCAGACACACCGCCGTCGCCACCTGCCATGTCTGCGCGTCGCCGGGGTCCATGCGTCCATGTTCGTCCAGCTCCAGCGgcagggtggtggtggtggtggagtggACTGTGGACTGGTATCCTGGCGGGGATCGGGACGGAGCCCGCCCATGGCACCGGCGGCCCCCGCGCGGGGTCGATCCATCTCTAGGCCGGCAGGCATGCAGTTGGATCCCCCGCCTCCATGGCCATCCCTCGCTGCCGCATGGCACCCGTGTGCGCCCGCGTGCTGTCAGCTGGAGCTGGTGCATGCATCCCATCGGCCGCGGCTGCGCGCCTCAGCTAGTGTTCATGCGACGCGACCGATGGGGGGCGCGCTGGAGATCGCTGATGTGCTGCAGTGA